The nucleotide window GACTTGAATTTCTCGTACGTCACGGCTCTGAACCAGCAGCTAAACTTGAGCGGCAAGGGTCCGGAAATGATAATCGTCGGGATTCCCCACCCCTATCCCACCCGTACCCGCGACTTGACGCCCACGCACTCGACTAAGCGCTGGGACGGGGCCGAAGACCGCACGCTGAACTTGTCTGGCGGCGGCGAAAAATTCCTGAATTTTCTCGAAACCGAGCTGCTGCCCTATATCGAGGCGAAGTATCCCACGGTGCCCTACCGGCTGCTGGTGGGCCATTCTTTGGGTGGTTTGGCCGTATTGAACACCCTGGCAACCAGACCCAAGCTGTTCAACGCGTACTTGGCCATCGAACCCAGTCTGTGGTGGGACAATACGCTGGTGCTACATAAATTGAACACGGCGGTTGTGCAGCGCAAGTTTACCGGGCAAAAGCTGTTTCTAGCCGTGGCACACACCGAAAAGCCCGGCCTCGATACCACTCAAGTGCGGCGCGACACCACCGGAACCACGCGGCACACCCGCGCCAACCTGGCCCTGGTCGACCTGCTGCGGAAGCAGAAACCCAGCGGCTTGACGTGGCAGTGGAAATATTACCCCGATGACACCCACTTCTCCGTGGCGCTGCCAGCCCAACACGATGCGCTACGGGGCTTCTTTCAGTACAAGGAGCTTGCTTTGCCCACTTCTGTTACCGACCCGAGCTTTACGGTAGCGGCCGTGCAGCGGCATTATGCGGAGCTTTCGCAGCAGTATGGCTACGCCGTGCTGCCGCCGGAGGAAACCATGAATATGTACGCCTGGGGCTATATGCAGCAAAAGCTCTGGGAAAAAGCCTACCAGTTTTTGCAGCTGAACCTAAAAAACTACCCCCAGAGCTACAACGCCCACGCCAGCCTGGCTGCCTACTACGAGGCGCGCAACGACAAGGCCAAAGCCCTGCAGTACTATACCGTCGCTTTGCGCCTTCAGGACTTGCCCGAAGCCCGGCAGAAAATAGCAGAGCTACAGGGTTCTCCCCGAAGCCGTAGCGCACAAAAAAGGGCCTCACCGATTTGGTGAGGCCCTTTTTGTTTGGCAGCAACCCAACAGGTTAGATAGAGGGCTGGGGCAGGGTGAAGAATTCAAACTTGAACTCTACGCGGCGGTTCTGCGACATACCGGCCTTCGAGGTATTCGGGGCGGCAGGCTCACCTTCGCCACGACCTTCCGTCACGACGCGGCTGCCTTCTACCTGCTTGCCGGTGAAGTAGCGCTTCACCGATTCGGCGCGGCGCTCCGACAGGCCCTGGTTGTACTCGTCGGTGCCGCGGCTGTCGGCGTGGCCGATTACGCGGATACCGTACTCAGGGTGGGTTTTCAGCGCTTCAATCATCTTGTTCAAGGCAGGGTAGGAGCTGCGCTCAATTACGGTGCTGTTGGTTTTGAAGCGCACGGGCACTTCCAGCTTGCGCAGGGCGGGGTCAACTACTAAGGGGCAGCCATTGGCATCCACGCGGGTGCCGGCAGGCGTGTTGGGGCATTTGTCCACGTTGTCGAGGATACCGTCGTTGTCCTGGTCGAGTACCAGCGGGCAGCCATTGGCATCTACCTGCGTACCGGCAGGGGTGTCGGGGCACTTATCCTGTGGATCAGCTACGCCGTCCTTGTCGGTATCGGGGCAGCCGCGCATCTGGGGCGTACCAGGCGTGTCGGGGCAGGCATCTTCGCTGTCGCGCACGCCGTCGTTGTCACGGTCGGGGCAACCTTCGAGCGTGGTCAGGCCTTTTTCAGTGGGGCACTTGTCCTGATAATCTGGTACACCGTCGCCGTCGCCGTCGAGGGGGCAGCCATTCTCATCCACGGCCACGCCGGTAGGCGTATCGGGGCATTTGTCTTTGCGGTCTGGCACGCCGTCACCGTCGGTGTCTTTGGCTTTACCGAAGGCCAGGGTTAGGCCCACGGTGTGCTGCAGGTAGCGGTCATCAAATTTGTCATCGTCCCGAATCGGCTCCCCGTCCAGGTTGGCATTCAGCGGAATGTGCTGCCCGGTCTGCACGAACAGGCCCACGGCGTCGCTGAGGCGGAAGTTGATACCAGCCGCGCCAAACGCGTCGAAATACGTTTTATCCTCGTCAATGCGGGTGCCACGCACCAGGCCTTCGCGGCTGGTATAGGCAATGCCCGGGGCTACCAGCAGGTAGGGCTGCACCACGGCGTCTTCCTTCAGCGCCCAGCCGTTGTTGAGCTTCAGCTTGAAGGCCAGGTTCACGTTCACCACGTTGGTGCTGAAAAGCGTGCTGGGGCTCTGAGTGCCCTTCAGCTCCACGTACGCGCCCTGCAGTCCCAGGTCGAGGCCGGGCGTGAGGTAGCGGTTGATGCTGATACCAGGGCCGTAGGAGTTATTGCTCCAGTTCCAGAAGTCGGAGCCGAGGCTACCCTTGTACTGATACGCGCTGCCGTAGAGGCTCAGGGCCGTTTTACGGTCGGCTGTCTGCGCGTGCCCTTCCGGGGCCGCCGCCAGCAGCGTCAGTCCCAGGGCGAGAGAAGAGGTTAGAGAACGTTTCATGAGAACGGATTTGGGTGACAAAAACGCCTGCCTGCGGGGCGCAAAACAGGCGCGGTGCCGCAAACATAGGTACCGAACTATACTTTTCGAATGCGAGAAGGTTGTCTTTGCCCCCTGCTTTTTACCTAAAAAAGCCCGCACACAGCAGCTTTCTGCCTGCTTCTCAATGACTCCGGGCAGCGCAGATTTTTTTGCAGAAAATCGATATATTTTAATTTTCCGGGAAAGCTCACAATGCAAAAAGAGCCGCCCGGATTGCGGGCGGCTCTTGCTGGGCCACGGGATTTTAATAAAAATAAGCCTAGCGGCGGGCCTCGTGCATCAGGCGTTCAATGTCGTCGGCCTCAAGCGGAATGTTCTTCATCAGGTCCTCGTTGCCGGTCTTGGTGATGAGAATATCATTTTCCAGGCGAATGCCCAGGCCTTCCTCCCGGATGTAGATGCCCGGTTCGCAGGTGTACACCATGCCGGGCTCGAACACGCGGTACTTGGCGCCCACGTCGTGCACGTCGAGGCCCAGGTAGTGGCTGGTGCCGTGCATAAAGTACTTTTTGTAGAGCGGGGCCGCCGGGTCCTGGTTCTTTACATCATTCTCGTTGAGCAAGTCGAGCTTGATGAGCTCCTGCTCCATGGTGCGGCCCACCTCGGCGTGGTAGTCCTCGATGTTGTTGCCGGCCACCAGGCGGGAGGTGGCGTGCTTCATGACTCGCAGCACGGCCTCGTACACGGCGCGCTGCCGCTTGGTGAAGGTGCCGTTCACGGGCACGGAGCGTGACAAGTCGGCGGCGTAGTTGGCAAACTCAGCGCCGAAGTCCATCAGCAGCACGTCGCCGTCGTGGCACTCCCGGTCGTTGCTGACGTAGTGCAGAATGCAGGCATTGGCCCCGGAGGCAATGATGCTGCCGTAGGCTGGACCCCGGCTGCGGTTGCGCACAAACTCGTGCAGAATCTCGGCTTCAATCTCGTATTCCCACACCCCGGGCCGGATAAAGCCCAGCAGGCGGCGGAAAGCTTTTTCGGTGATGTTGGCCGCCTCCCGCATTAGTCGGATTTCTTCCTCGCTCTTGATGGCGCGCAAGTGGTGCATGAGGGGGGCCACGCGGCGATACTGGTGCAGCGGATATGCCTCGCGCAGCTTTTTGCCCAAGCGGGCATCCCGCGTTTCGACCTCCACCACGGCCCGGATGTGCTCATTGGAGTTGAGGTACACGTTTTCGGCCTCGTTCATCAGGGCCGGCAGCACGGTTTCGAAGGAGTCGAGCCACAGGATGGTGCGCACCCCGGACTGGGCACGGGCGTCTTCCTTGGTCAGCTTGTAGCCTTCCCAAACCAGGATATGCTCACTGGTTTCCTTCAGAAACAGGATTTCGCGGTACTGGGGCAGTTTGGCGTCGGGAAAAATCACCAGGATGCTTTCCTCCTGATCCACGCCGGAGAGGTAGAACAGGTCATTGTTCTGACGGAAGGCCATGGTGCCGTCCGCGTTGGTCGGCATCGTGTCGTTGGAGTGGAAAATGGCCAGCGACGCCGGGGGCAGCTGCTGAACAAAATTGCGCCGATTCTGAATAAAGAGCTGCGGATCGATGGGGCCGTAACGCATGGGATGAGGTTAGAGTGCAAACGAAAGACCCACCGGCGGCGGGCCGGCTGCAAGTTAATAGAATGCTTATACGTGCACCGGACCGTGCGCACCGCTTGAACCTGGGCCGGGGCGCGGTATCTTTGCAGCCTGCTACTCGTCTATGCCCAATCCTGTTGCCCGCCGCGCCGTTCTGCTTATCCAAACCGCCTTTATCGGCGACGTTATTCTGGCTACGGCCCTGCTGGAGCGCCTGCACGCCACCGAGCCCGATACGCCCGTCGACTTTTTGGTGCGCAAGGGCAACGAGGGCCTGGTAAAAGACCACCCGCACGTGCGCCGGGTGCTGATCTGGGACAAGAAAAAAGATAAGTACCGGGGCCTGTGGCACCTGCTGCAGCAAATCCGCGGGGCCGACTACCAGCGCGTCATTACCCTGCAGCGCTTTGCCTCCACGGGCTTTCTGACGGCTTTTTCGGGCGCGCCCGAGCGGGTGGGTTTCGACAAGAACCCGTTTGCTTTCCGCTTCACCCGGGCCATTCCCCACGTCATCGGGGCGGGCGTACACGAGGTATCGCGCAACCTGCACCTGCTCGACCCGGCCTACGACGGGCCCCTGACCCCGCCCCGCCTCTACCCCTCGGCCGCCGACGAAGCTGCCGCCGCTCAGGCCGCCGAGCTAGCAAACGGGCAGCCCTACCTGTGCATTGCTCCCACGTCGGTGTGGTTTACCAAGCAGTTTCCGCGGGAGCAGTGGCTGAAGCTGCTGCGGGCCCTGCCGCCCAAGTACACCGTGTTCCTTATCGGCGGGCCACCGGACGTGGCTGAGTGCGAGGCGCTGTTGCAGGCCAGCGGCCGGGCCGGAGTGGTCAACTTGGCGGGTAAGCTGTCCTTGCTGGCCTCGGCGGCCCTAATGCGCGGGGCGGTGCTGAACTACGTCAACGACTCGGCGCCCATGCACCTATGCTCGGCCCAGGGCGCGCCTACCTGCGCCATTTACTGCTCTACGGTACCGTTCTTTGGGTTTGGTCCGCTCAGCCCCTTTTCGCGGGTGGTGGAGCTGCCCGAGGAGCTGGAGTGCAAGCCCTGCGGCCTGCACGGCTACCGCAAATGCCCCCTGAACCACTTTCACTGCGCCCACGGCATCGAAACCAGTCAGCTGCTCAGTGCCCTGGCCGAGGCGGAAGCGGTTTAATGAGTTGTGGTAGAACTCGTGTCATTGCTCCACATTCGCACCTGAGCACATAAACTCCGCCCATTAACAATCTACCTTTGCCGGGATGAAACCAGCGGCGTGGCTTGCTGGTTAATATCTTTTCCGGCCCAACCACTTTTTCGGGCGGCCGGCTCCAGTCTTCAAGACCCTATTCAATGTCTGATTACGACCTCTACGAGTTGCCCAACGGCATTCGGGTTCTACATAAACAAGTACTGCACACCAAGATTGCGCACTGCGGCTTTCTGCTCGACATTGGCTCCCGCGACGAGAAGCCGCACCAGCTCGGTCTGGCTCACTTCTGGGAGCACATGGCGTTCAAAGGCACCGAAAAGCGTAAGAGCTTTCATATCCTGAACCGCCTCGAAACCGTGGGCGGGGAGCTCAATGCCTATACCACCAAGGAGAAAATCTGCTTTTACGCCTCGCTGCTCAGCACCCACTTCGAGCGGGCCTTTGAGCTGCTGACCGACCTGACGTTCAACTCGGTGTTTCCGGAAAAGGAAATCGAGAAGGAGCGCGGCGTGATTCTGGAGGAAATGAGCATGTATCAGGATGCGCCCGAGGACGCCATTGTGGACGACTTCGACGACGTGATTTTCCCCAACCATTCCCTGGGCCACAACATCCTGGGCACCCGCGAGAGTGTGTCGGGCTTTCAGCAGCAGGATTTCTACCGGTTTCTGGCCGACAACGTGCGCACCGACCGGCTGGCGTTCAGCTCGGTAAGCAACCTGCCCTTCAAGGAGGTGAAGCGCCTGGCCGATAAGTATCTGGCCCCGATTCCGGCCAAGCTGGGCGCCCGGCCCCGCACGCCCTTCACGGCCTTTCAGCAGGTAGAGCTAACCGAGCGCAAGCCGATCAATCAGGCCCACTGCATTATCGGCGGGCCGGCCTACGCCATTGGCGACGCGCGCCGGATTCCGTTTTTCATGCTGAATAACCTGCTGGGCGGGCCGGGAATGAACTCCCGCCTGAACCTGGCGGTGCGCGAAAAGTACGGCCTGGTCTACACCATCGACTCGACTTACAGCCCCTACACCGACACGGGTTTGTTCGGCATCTACTTTGGCACCGAGAAAAAGCAGGTGGCCCGCACCATTTCGCTGGTCAACAAGGAGCTGAAGCTGCTGCGCGAGAAAACCCTGACTACCAATCAGCTGCACGTGGTAAAAGAGCAGCTGATGGGCCAGCTGGCCATGTCGGAGGAAAGCAACAGCGGTATGATGCAGCTGCTGGGCAAAAGCACCCTGGACCTGGGCCGGGTGGAATCCATCAACGAGGTATTTGCCCAGATACGGCAGATTACCGCCGAGGAGCTGCGTGATCTAGCCAACGACGTGCTGCGCGAAGACAACCTGAGCGTGCTGCAGTACTTACCAGAGTAGGTGAGATAGTGAAATGGTGAGATGGTGAGTTTTTCGCTCTGACGACCAAACCTTACCTGTCATTGCAAGGAACGAAACAATCCGTCTTCTGCTAGTAACAGACGCCCTAGACTTAGAAAGCCCTTTGCCGAACGAACGGGAAAGGGCTTTCCCCTTAAGGCTGCTCGGCACATTTCATAAGACGGATTACTTCAGCTTTCAGCCTCGCAAGGAGAGGTGTCGTTAAACGACAACTCTCCATTTCACTATCTCACCACTTCACCATTTTGCGCATCTTTGGTCACGTTGGTACTTACCGGCCCGGCGACACGTTTGCTTCGCGGCTGGCCCTGAGTGCGGCAGGGCTGCACCGGCCGCTACGGGCGGGCGTCAGCGGCATACCAGCCGAGGGGGTCGATTCCATTGTGCTGGCCGGGCAGTACGAGGATGACGTGTTTGGCGAAGACCAGATTCTCTACGCCGGCCACGGCGGCCGGGACCCCAAAACCGGCCATCAGGTAGCCGACCAGGAACTGACGGCCCGCAACCAGGCATTTCACAAAAGCCTGGAAACCCAGCTTCCGGTACGGGTCCTGCACAAAGTTGCCACCGAAGACGGCACGCTGGTATACCGGTACGAGGGACTATACCAGGTAACGGCCGCCCAGTACGTGCGGGGCCGTTCGGGCTTCTATATTTGGCTCTTTACGCTACGGCCTCTGCCTGGAGAAGCGTAGAGCCTGGCGGGCTTTGCCGTTATTTGCGTTCTGGTTGCTTATATATCTTTCCCTGAACTGTTAGCGGCATGCCGTTCACGCCCGCCCATCCGGCCCTGGTTTTACCTCTGTTTCGTGTCGGGCCGCGCAGGCTTTCGGCTACGGCCCTGGTGCTGGGTGCTATGGCTCCTGACTTCGAGTATTTTCTGCGGCTGCGGCCCGATGGTATTTACGGGCACACCTGGGCCGGCATTTTCTGGCTGGATTTGCCCCTGGTGCTGGTCTTTGCCGGGCTTTTTCATAACCTGGTGAAGCTGCCTTTAGTGCAATGCCTGCCCACCATGTTCCGGTCCCGGTTGCTGCCGCTCACCGCGGGGCGCTGGGGCTGGCGGCGGCTGTTTTCGGGGCCGGTGCTGCTGGGGGCCTTGCTGGGCTGCCTGTCGCACATTTTCTGGGACTGGTTTACCCACGACGACGGCCTGGTAGTGCTGCACTGGGCCTGGCTACGCCAAACCCTGCCGGGTTTCGGCCCCGAGTGGCCCCTGTACCAGTTTCTGCAATACGTCAGCACGTTTATCGGCCTGGGCAGCATTCTATGGTACGTGCTGCAATTGCCTGCTCAGCCCACTCCGCCGTTGCCGCCTACCCGCACCCGGTTCACGTTCTGGCTGGCCACCGGCGCCGTGCTGGTGCTGCTTTGGGGCCCATTTATGATTTACTCGGCCCGCATCTGGCCCTTCGATGCCAACTCGGTACTGGTAACGGGCATGAGTGCCGGGCTGGTGGGCCTACTCGTAGCGGCCGGCGTGCTGCGCCGCCGTTTGGCCCTGGCTCCTGGTACTGACTCCTGATTTTCCTGAATTTACTTTTCTCCGCCGTGCATCCCGACGAACTGCAGACCTACGCCGAAACCCACTCCTCGCCCGAACCCGAGCTGCTGCGCCGCCTCAACCGCGAAACCCACGTGCAGGTGCTAGCCCCGCGCATGCTTTCGGGCCACTTGCAGGGCCGGGTATTGAGCATGCTCAGCCACATGGTGCGGCCCCGGCGCGTGCTGGAGCTGGGCACGTTTACGGGCTACTCGGCCCTGTGCTTGGCCGAGGGGCTGCTGCCCGACGGCGAACTGCACACCGTGGAGCAAAACCCTGAGCTGGAAGCCCGCATCCGGCGCTACGTGGCCGAGGCGGGCCTCACCGACCGGATTCACCTGCACATTGGCGACGCTACGGCTGTGCTGGCTACGCTCACCGAGCCCTGGGATTTGGTGTTTATTGACGCCGACAAAATCAATAATGCGCGCTACTACGAGCTGGTGCTTCCACAGGTGCGCCCCGGCGGCTTTATCCTGATCGACAACGTGCTCTGGAGCGGTAAAGCACTGCCTTCCTACCCCTGAAGCCGGCCGACAAAGACGCCCACGCCGTGCGGGCCTTCAACGACTTTGTGCAGCAGGACGAGCGGGTAGAGAATGTGTTTCTGCCCTGCGCGACGGGCTCCTGATGGTACGCAAACAGTAATTTTCCCGGGCCTCATTAAACATTTGCCCTGAAGCCGCGTCTATGGAGCTTCAGGCTGAATAGTATAATGAGAAAAGTAGCTCTACTTCTGTTGTTGTTGCTCGGGGCACTGCCCGGATTTGCACAAACCTACCCCGTTTCCGGCCGCGTAGTCGACATCACCGACCAGTCGCCGCTGATTGGGGCCAACGTGCTGCTGGTGCGCCTGCCCGACTCGGCCAAGACTGGTACCGCCGTGGACCCGACGGGCAGCTTCTCAATACCGGCTGCGCCCGGCCGCTACGTGCTGACGACTTCTTTTCTGGGCTACGTTACCTTGCGTCGGCCGGTGGAAGTAACCAATGGCCCCGTGGCGTTGGGTTCCCTCACGCTGGCCACCAGTCAGGTAAAGCTTAAGGGCGTGGAAGTGGTAGGCCAGGCCGCCGCCGCCGTGCAGAAGGGCGACACCACGCAGTTTGACTCCCGGGCCTTCAAAACCAACCCCGATGCCAACGCCCAGGATTTGATTACCAAAATGCCCGGCGTGGTGGTGCAGGATGGCAAAGTGCAGGCCCAGGGCGAGCAGGTGCAGCGCATTACGGTAGATGGCAAGGAGTTTTTCGGCAGCGACCCGGACGCCGTGCTGAAAAACCTGCCGGCCGAGGCCATCGACAAAATCCAGGTGTTTGACCGCCGCAGCGACCAGTCGCAGTTTACCGGCTTCAACGACGGCAACACCGAGAAAACCATCAACATCGTAACCAAGCCCAACTTCCGCAACGGACAGTTTGGGCGCATCGTGGCCGGCTACGGCCCAAGCAGCACCAATTCCCTGGCCGACGGCAAGTACCAGGTCAGCGGCAACCTGAACTCGTTCAAGGGTACGCGTCGCTTTTCGGTGGTGGCCCAGTCCAACAACGTGAACCAGCAGAACTTCGGTACTGATGACCTACTGGGCGTAATTGGCACCTCGGCCCAGGGCGGCGGCGGAGCCCGCGGCGGCCAGGGCGGGGCCCGGGGTGGACAGGGCGGCAACCGCGGCGGCGGACAGGGCCAGCAGGGCGGCAGTAATGCCGGCAACTTCCTGGTAAACCAGGCCAGCGGCATTTCTACCACCCACGCCGTGGGCCTGAACTTCTCCGATACCTGGGGCAAGAAAGTAGATGTGCAGGCCAGCTACTTCTTCAACCTGAGCGACAACAACTCCAACAGCACTACCAACCGCCTCTACAACGTGCGCGACAGTGCCTTCTACTCGCCCTACAGCCGCCAGTCGCCGCTGCTGCGCACGCTGGGCTACAACGAAATTTCGGAAGGCTCGGCCCGCAATATCAACAACCGCTTCAACCTGCGCCTCGACTACAAAATCGACAGCACGAACTCGATTCTGTGGCAGCCGCGCTTCACGATGCAGCGCAATTCGAGCGACAGTAACCTGGACGGCAACACCTTCCTGAGCGGCTTCTCCGACGTGCCCGACAGCGTGCAGAGCGCCAACCTAAGCCGCTACAACTCGGCCCAGGACGGCATTACCTTCACCAACCAACTGCTGTACCGCCACCGCTTCGCCAAGCGCGGCCGCACCTTCTCGCTGGGCCTCAATACCACTTACAACGACCGGGACGCGGATAACTACCTGTATTCGGACAACTTCGACTACACCTCCCGGCCCGACATTAGACTAAGCCAAACCAACCAGTACTCCCGCCTCGACCAGGTGGGCTGGACCTGGAACGGCTCGGCCAACTACACCGAGCCCATCAGCCTGAAAAGCCAGCTGCAGCTGAACTACACGCTGAACTACTCGCCCAACGATTCGGACAAGAAAACCTACAACCTGCTCAACGGGGAGCAGCAGGTACTCGATGAGCAGCTTAGCAACGTGTTTACCAGCCGCTACATCACCAATTCCGGCGGCCTGACTTACCGCTACCAGTTCGAGAAGCTGGAGTGGGCCGTGGGCACGTCGGTGCAATACGCCCAGCTGCACAATGAGCAGGAGTTTCCGCAAACCGTTACCACGGACCGGCCTTTCTGGAGCGTTTTGCCCAACGCCTCGGTGCAGTACAAATTCTCGCGCAACCAGAACCTGCGCCTCAACTACCAGACCCGCACCCAGAACCCGAGCATCAACCAGCTGCAGGCGGTGGTAAATAACTCCAACCAGCTGCAGATCCGGACCGGCAACCCTGATCTGGCCCAGGAATACTCGCACAACCTGTTTTTGCGCTACTCCTCCTCCCAGCCCGAAACCTCGCGCTCCTTCTTTGCCTTGATTGGCGGCTCCTACACCGACAACTCCATTGCCAACAGCACCACGGTGGTGCAGCGCCCCACGGCCATCGACGGCACGG belongs to Hymenobacter cellulosilyticus and includes:
- a CDS encoding aminopeptidase P N-terminal domain-containing protein; the protein is MRYGPIDPQLFIQNRRNFVQQLPPASLAIFHSNDTMPTNADGTMAFRQNNDLFYLSGVDQEESILVIFPDAKLPQYREILFLKETSEHILVWEGYKLTKEDARAQSGVRTILWLDSFETVLPALMNEAENVYLNSNEHIRAVVEVETRDARLGKKLREAYPLHQYRRVAPLMHHLRAIKSEEEIRLMREAANITEKAFRRLLGFIRPGVWEYEIEAEILHEFVRNRSRGPAYGSIIASGANACILHYVSNDRECHDGDVLLMDFGAEFANYAADLSRSVPVNGTFTKRQRAVYEAVLRVMKHATSRLVAGNNIEDYHAEVGRTMEQELIKLDLLNENDVKNQDPAAPLYKKYFMHGTSHYLGLDVHDVGAKYRVFEPGMVYTCEPGIYIREEGLGIRLENDILITKTGNEDLMKNIPLEADDIERLMHEARR
- a CDS encoding DUF4184 family protein; this encodes MPFTPAHPALVLPLFRVGPRRLSATALVLGAMAPDFEYFLRLRPDGIYGHTWAGIFWLDLPLVLVFAGLFHNLVKLPLVQCLPTMFRSRLLPLTAGRWGWRRLFSGPVLLGALLGCLSHIFWDWFTHDDGLVVLHWAWLRQTLPGFGPEWPLYQFLQYVSTFIGLGSILWYVLQLPAQPTPPLPPTRTRFTFWLATGAVLVLLWGPFMIYSARIWPFDANSVLVTGMSAGLVGLLVAAGVLRRRLALAPGTDS
- a CDS encoding YDG/SRA domain-containing protein; its protein translation is MRIFGHVGTYRPGDTFASRLALSAAGLHRPLRAGVSGIPAEGVDSIVLAGQYEDDVFGEDQILYAGHGGRDPKTGHQVADQELTARNQAFHKSLETQLPVRVLHKVATEDGTLVYRYEGLYQVTAAQYVRGRSGFYIWLFTLRPLPGEA
- a CDS encoding M16 family metallopeptidase, with protein sequence MSDYDLYELPNGIRVLHKQVLHTKIAHCGFLLDIGSRDEKPHQLGLAHFWEHMAFKGTEKRKSFHILNRLETVGGELNAYTTKEKICFYASLLSTHFERAFELLTDLTFNSVFPEKEIEKERGVILEEMSMYQDAPEDAIVDDFDDVIFPNHSLGHNILGTRESVSGFQQQDFYRFLADNVRTDRLAFSSVSNLPFKEVKRLADKYLAPIPAKLGARPRTPFTAFQQVELTERKPINQAHCIIGGPAYAIGDARRIPFFMLNNLLGGPGMNSRLNLAVREKYGLVYTIDSTYSPYTDTGLFGIYFGTEKKQVARTISLVNKELKLLREKTLTTNQLHVVKEQLMGQLAMSEESNSGMMQLLGKSTLDLGRVESINEVFAQIRQITAEELRDLANDVLREDNLSVLQYLPE
- a CDS encoding OmpA family protein, which translates into the protein MKRSLTSSLALGLTLLAAAPEGHAQTADRKTALSLYGSAYQYKGSLGSDFWNWSNNSYGPGISINRYLTPGLDLGLQGAYVELKGTQSPSTLFSTNVVNVNLAFKLKLNNGWALKEDAVVQPYLLVAPGIAYTSREGLVRGTRIDEDKTYFDAFGAAGINFRLSDAVGLFVQTGQHIPLNANLDGEPIRDDDKFDDRYLQHTVGLTLAFGKAKDTDGDGVPDRKDKCPDTPTGVAVDENGCPLDGDGDGVPDYQDKCPTEKGLTTLEGCPDRDNDGVRDSEDACPDTPGTPQMRGCPDTDKDGVADPQDKCPDTPAGTQVDANGCPLVLDQDNDGILDNVDKCPNTPAGTRVDANGCPLVVDPALRKLEVPVRFKTNSTVIERSSYPALNKMIEALKTHPEYGIRVIGHADSRGTDEYNQGLSERRAESVKRYFTGKQVEGSRVVTEGRGEGEPAAPNTSKAGMSQNRRVEFKFEFFTLPQPSI
- a CDS encoding alpha/beta hydrolase-fold protein; the protein is MQWKLKAVGILLLLQFGASTVWAQRKKIEIGHIDSLTSKVLQEKRGVWIYVPPGPAEVGYAPKRYPVLYLLDGDLNFSYVTALNQQLNLSGKGPEMIIVGIPHPYPTRTRDLTPTHSTKRWDGAEDRTLNLSGGGEKFLNFLETELLPYIEAKYPTVPYRLLVGHSLGGLAVLNTLATRPKLFNAYLAIEPSLWWDNTLVLHKLNTAVVQRKFTGQKLFLAVAHTEKPGLDTTQVRRDTTGTTRHTRANLALVDLLRKQKPSGLTWQWKYYPDDTHFSVALPAQHDALRGFFQYKELALPTSVTDPSFTVAAVQRHYAELSQQYGYAVLPPEETMNMYAWGYMQQKLWEKAYQFLQLNLKNYPQSYNAHASLAAYYEARNDKAKALQYYTVALRLQDLPEARQKIAELQGSPRSRSAQKRASPIW
- a CDS encoding glycosyltransferase family 9 protein; this encodes MPNPVARRAVLLIQTAFIGDVILATALLERLHATEPDTPVDFLVRKGNEGLVKDHPHVRRVLIWDKKKDKYRGLWHLLQQIRGADYQRVITLQRFASTGFLTAFSGAPERVGFDKNPFAFRFTRAIPHVIGAGVHEVSRNLHLLDPAYDGPLTPPRLYPSAADEAAAAQAAELANGQPYLCIAPTSVWFTKQFPREQWLKLLRALPPKYTVFLIGGPPDVAECEALLQASGRAGVVNLAGKLSLLASAALMRGAVLNYVNDSAPMHLCSAQGAPTCAIYCSTVPFFGFGPLSPFSRVVELPEELECKPCGLHGYRKCPLNHFHCAHGIETSQLLSALAEAEAV
- a CDS encoding outer membrane beta-barrel protein — translated: MLGALPGFAQTYPVSGRVVDITDQSPLIGANVLLVRLPDSAKTGTAVDPTGSFSIPAAPGRYVLTTSFLGYVTLRRPVEVTNGPVALGSLTLATSQVKLKGVEVVGQAAAAVQKGDTTQFDSRAFKTNPDANAQDLITKMPGVVVQDGKVQAQGEQVQRITVDGKEFFGSDPDAVLKNLPAEAIDKIQVFDRRSDQSQFTGFNDGNTEKTINIVTKPNFRNGQFGRIVAGYGPSSTNSLADGKYQVSGNLNSFKGTRRFSVVAQSNNVNQQNFGTDDLLGVIGTSAQGGGGARGGQGGARGGQGGNRGGGQGQQGGSNAGNFLVNQASGISTTHAVGLNFSDTWGKKVDVQASYFFNLSDNNSNSTTNRLYNVRDSAFYSPYSRQSPLLRTLGYNEISEGSARNINNRFNLRLDYKIDSTNSILWQPRFTMQRNSSDSNLDGNTFLSGFSDVPDSVQSANLSRYNSAQDGITFTNQLLYRHRFAKRGRTFSLGLNTTYNDRDADNYLYSDNFDYTSRPDIRLSQTNQYSRLDQVGWTWNGSANYTEPISLKSQLQLNYTLNYSPNDSDKKTYNLLNGEQQVLDEQLSNVFTSRYITNSGGLTYRYQFEKLEWAVGTSVQYAQLHNEQEFPQTVTTDRPFWSVLPNASVQYKFSRNQNLRLNYQTRTQNPSINQLQAVVNNSNQLQIRTGNPDLAQEYSHNLFLRYSSSQPETSRSFFALIGGSYTDNSIANSTTVVQRPTAIDGTGVIVPAGGTIIRPVNLNNQYSLRSFANYTLPLKVIKSNLNLNASASFSQTPGFVNGVLNYNRSPNFGLGAVLSSNISPELDFTLSSNSTQTYARNTVQSNSNSQYFRQNTTLRLNWILLKGVTLQSEVNHVALSGLTAGYNQNFVLWNASLGKKLFAKQQAEIRLYAFDLLAQNNSIQRNITDAYTEDVRTNILQRYFMVMFTYNLRNFSGSGAAPTDAPATETGSLAPRRHSRRPSARRWRRARQRVWRLRAFHFFG